The stretch of DNA GGTACAGTTTACTTCATCGACGACGCCGACACCCTCCTCTACGCGGTGAATAATGGTACGGAAGCGTGGCTATTCGGTTCCGTCGGCGGCGCTTCTAATTCACCCCCGCCATCAGTCGGTCTTAACGGCACGGTGTATGCCGGCTTGGGCGTCAGTAATCTGTATGCCATAGGCGCAAACGGCAGCGAAGAGTGGAGCTTCAATACCGGAAGCGGCTTCTACTCATCGCCGGCGATTGGTCCTGACGGCACAATTTTCGTGGGATCCTTTCTGGACTACAGCCTTTATGCCGTAAATCCTATTAGCGGAACGTTAAAATGGAAATTCGTCACTGGAAACTATGTTGAAGGTTCCCCGGCGATCGGTGCCGACGGCACGATCTATTTCGGCTCCTTCGATGGAAACGTTTACGCGGTCAACCCCGATGGCACCCAGAAATGGAGCTTTAACGCAGGCGCGGTCGACCGATCGCCGGGGATCGGCTCGGACGGCACGCTCTATATCAGTTCCGGCAACACCCTATTCGCCTTAGGTGAAAACAGTCCAACGCCCACAGCCTCTCCGACACCGACAGCAACCGCCACTGCAACACGGAGCGCGACGCCGACTCCCACTGGAACTGCAACTCCAACCGTCACGCCGACTGAAACCGCTACTCCCACCGCGACCGCCATTGCAACACCGACCGCAACGCCCACTCAAACTCCAACGGCGACGATGACCGCCACACCGACCGCGACGCCGACCACCGCGGTGACGGCGTCGCCCGCCAAGCTCGAATTCAAGAACGTCGATGCGACCGCCTCCAGCAAGACCAAGAAACTGACGCTCAATAACGAAGGCGCTGTTGCCGCGCAGATTGGGCAAATCGTGCCGCCAGCCTCGTTCAGCGTGTCCAACGACAACTGTTCCAACAACACTCTCGCGAACGAGGCGAAGTGCACGGTCGATGTCGCATTCGCCCCGACTGTGCCCGGCAGCGTGAGCGAAGCCCTCACGATTCCCTATAACGGGACGAGTCCGTCAGAGACGCTCGAGGGCAACGGCCTCGCCGTGACGCCTAAGGCGCCGAAATCGATGACCCTGCCGAGCACCACGGCCGGCACGACGGGCAAGACTAAGAACGTCACGATCAGAAACAAAAGCGCCGCAAGCGTGACCCTCGCCGCCGCGAGTCTCAGCGCGAACTTTACCTTCGCCGACGGCGGCGATGCCTGCAGCGGTGCGATGCTCGCACCCAAGACGGGTAAGTGCGTCGTGACGTTGGAATTCACTCCAGCGGCGGACGCCAGCGGAACGCTCGATGGAACGTTAAGTTATTCGTTCACATACGGAGCGAACGGTGGGAATGTCTCGGTGCCGCTCAAGGGCAAGGTGAAGTCTTAAACCGGTCGGGTGCGTTCAGGCTTGGGGCGCGGCGCCGACTGCTTCGCTAATAAAGCGGAAGCCGTCGCGGGCGAGCAAGCGGATCAGTCCGGATTTGATCTGGCGCACGACGCCGGGACCGCGATAGACCATCGCGGTGTAGAGCTCGATCAGGCTCGCGCCGGCACGGATGTGGCCATAGGCGTCATCGGCCGTGGTGACGCCGCCGACGCCGAGGATGGGGATGCGACCGCCGAGCTGTCGGTAGAGACGAGCGATGGCTGCTCGCGCGAGAATTTTCAGCGGCTCGCCGCTCAGACCACCCATCAGAGTCGAACTAACGCCCACCGCGTCCCGCTGCAAAGTCGTGTTGGTCGCCACGATGCCGTCGAGTTGGAGTTCGAGCGCGACGGCACAGATATCGGCGAGCATCGCGGGCTCGAGGTCCGGCGCCAGCTTGATCAGCAAAGGCGGCTGCGCGCTTCCTGCTGCGGCCCTATGGATCGCCTCGACCACCGAGCGCATCCGCTCGGGCGCCTGAAAGTCGCGCAGGCCGGGGGTATTCGGCGAAGATAGATTGACGACGATGAAGTCCGCCAGCGGACCGAGTCGGCGCATCAGTTGGGCGTAATCCTCGGCGACGCGCTCGGCCGGTGTCTCCTTGTTGGGCCCGAGATTGAGCGCTAGCCGAAGCGGCAATGCGCGTCCATTGAGACGCTCGAGGCGCGCGGCCACCATCTCCATCCCGTCGCTTGGAAAGCCCAGCCGATTCACCATCGCGCGATGTTTCGGCAGCCGCCAGATACGCGGCCGAGAATTGCCCGGTTGCGGCTTCGGCGTGACCGTGCCGATTTCGGCGAAGCCGAAGCCCAGCGCATTCCAGGCATGGATTGCGCGCCCGTCCTTGTCGAGGCCGCCAGCCAGACCGATCGGATTCGAAAAGACGCGCCCGAAGAGTTCGGTGCGCAGGGCCGGCGGATCCACAGGCGGGGTCAGCGCCGGTACTCGAGAGAGCACCGCCAGCGTCAGGCGATGGGCCAGCTCGGCGTCGAGCTGAAAGAGCAGCGGGCGCAGAATCGCGCGATAGCAGGCGTCGAAATTCAGGTCCATCCAAGATGCGAATGTTGCAGCCGACCGCGCTCGACGCAATCAAGCGCGAAGAGCTGGGCGGCGTTCGCCATCAACAGGATTGCCTGTTGAG from Candidatus Binataceae bacterium encodes:
- a CDS encoding PQQ-binding-like beta-propeller repeat protein, which produces MIAALSAATFAILVLAALTVSHAQLGMAPWPMFQHDGAHTGLSRYDTSANTGTLKWRFSGVAGPISSPVIGADGTIYIAAGGLYAVNPDGSQKWMFGTASAVEPAPAVGPDGTIYVLDNFYLYAVNPDGTQKWTLGISSSGPPADSSLTVGADGTIYVNWNAGFIYAVNPEGAFEWQFSSFGGGSSPAVGPDGTVYFIDDADTLLYAVNNGTEAWLFGSVGGASNSPPPSVGLNGTVYAGLGVSNLYAIGANGSEEWSFNTGSGFYSSPAIGPDGTIFVGSFLDYSLYAVNPISGTLKWKFVTGNYVEGSPAIGADGTIYFGSFDGNVYAVNPDGTQKWSFNAGAVDRSPGIGSDGTLYISSGNTLFALGENSPTPTASPTPTATATATRSATPTPTGTATPTVTPTETATPTATAIATPTATPTQTPTATMTATPTATPTTAVTASPAKLEFKNVDATASSKTKKLTLNNEGAVAAQIGQIVPPASFSVSNDNCSNNTLANEAKCTVDVAFAPTVPGSVSEALTIPYNGTSPSETLEGNGLAVTPKAPKSMTLPSTTAGTTGKTKNVTIRNKSAASVTLAAASLSANFTFADGGDACSGAMLAPKTGKCVVTLEFTPAADASGTLDGTLSYSFTYGANGGNVSVPLKGKVKS
- a CDS encoding quinone-dependent dihydroorotate dehydrogenase, with the translated sequence MDLNFDACYRAILRPLLFQLDAELAHRLTLAVLSRVPALTPPVDPPALRTELFGRVFSNPIGLAGGLDKDGRAIHAWNALGFGFAEIGTVTPKPQPGNSRPRIWRLPKHRAMVNRLGFPSDGMEMVAARLERLNGRALPLRLALNLGPNKETPAERVAEDYAQLMRRLGPLADFIVVNLSSPNTPGLRDFQAPERMRSVVEAIHRAAAGSAQPPLLIKLAPDLEPAMLADICAVALELQLDGIVATNTTLQRDAVGVSSTLMGGLSGEPLKILARAAIARLYRQLGGRIPILGVGGVTTADDAYGHIRAGASLIELYTAMVYRGPGVVRQIKSGLIRLLARDGFRFISEAVGAAPQA